A window from Phaeocystidibacter marisrubri encodes these proteins:
- a CDS encoding ABC transporter permease — translation MNILQITNESVRFAWESLVANKVRTVLSLMGMTLGIFSIILVFSIVDTFTKSIRDSMESVGSDVVYIQKWPWGGGGGQWWKYFQRPEPTYEELTKLQHRLNTPEYAAFMMVISGNLNYRNNVTENVQMTGVSADYIDIWKTKIDNGRYFSPLESNNGRPVVLLGYDVAEGLFGALDPIGREIRVLGEKVTVIGVIAKEGSKMIGQSHDELILLPVNFMRRKVNEHQIQGAAIMLKAKEGISLDQMKAEVEGVMRGLRRLRPKAEDNFALNEISVIQSGAEMLFSVLWWAGVIIGGFALIAGGFGVANIMFVSVSERISQIGVQKALGARSSFILTQFLGEAVVLSLIGGFFGLSLTYLVLTIVNAQFDIELVLSFNNIMIGVFTSAFIGVIFGIFPALTASRKDPVEAMRAN, via the coding sequence ATGAACATTCTCCAGATCACCAACGAAAGTGTGCGCTTTGCATGGGAGTCTCTCGTGGCTAACAAAGTCCGTACAGTACTGTCTCTCATGGGAATGACGTTGGGGATTTTCAGTATCATCTTGGTTTTCTCCATCGTTGACACTTTTACCAAATCCATTCGTGATTCCATGGAAAGTGTGGGTAGCGATGTAGTGTATATCCAAAAGTGGCCTTGGGGCGGCGGCGGCGGACAATGGTGGAAGTATTTCCAACGTCCGGAACCGACCTATGAGGAACTGACGAAGTTGCAGCATCGTCTAAATACTCCTGAATATGCGGCTTTTATGATGGTGATTTCGGGTAACTTGAATTACCGGAATAACGTGACGGAGAACGTGCAGATGACGGGAGTGTCTGCTGATTACATCGATATCTGGAAGACGAAAATCGACAATGGTAGATATTTCAGTCCATTGGAATCGAATAATGGTCGGCCTGTTGTTTTGTTGGGATACGATGTGGCGGAAGGTCTCTTCGGAGCATTGGACCCAATTGGACGTGAAATTCGCGTGCTCGGAGAGAAGGTGACTGTGATTGGAGTGATCGCCAAGGAGGGGAGTAAGATGATTGGTCAGAGTCACGACGAACTCATACTACTTCCTGTGAACTTCATGCGTCGAAAAGTTAATGAGCACCAAATTCAAGGAGCGGCCATTATGTTGAAGGCCAAGGAGGGAATTTCCTTAGATCAAATGAAAGCCGAAGTGGAAGGAGTGATGCGCGGATTACGTCGACTTCGCCCTAAGGCTGAGGACAATTTTGCTTTGAACGAAATCAGCGTGATTCAATCTGGAGCAGAAATGCTCTTCAGTGTACTTTGGTGGGCAGGAGTGATTATTGGCGGATTTGCCTTAATTGCCGGAGGTTTTGGTGTGGCTAATATTATGTTCGTAAGTGTGAGCGAACGAATCTCGCAGATTGGAGTTCAGAAGGCGCTCGGCGCGCGTTCCAGTTTTATTCTCACTCAATTTCTGGGAGAAGCGGTAGTTCTCAGTTTGATCGGTGGCTTCTTTGGATTGTCGCTCACTTACCTTGTGCTAACCATTGTCAATGCACAATTTGATATTGAACTCGTGCTGTCGT
- the purH gene encoding bifunctional phosphoribosylaminoimidazolecarboxamide formyltransferase/IMP cyclohydrolase, whose amino-acid sequence MSGKKRIKSALLSVFYKDGLEPIARKLHEDGVILYSTGGTQSFLEGLGLPVIPVESQTNYPSIFGGRVKTLHPAIFGGILHRRDNENDLEEKAQHNIPDIDMVVVDLYPFEETVASGASQQDIIEKIDIGGISLIRAAAKNFKDVLIVPSREYYAETLEVLQANNSETNLEERFRFAGYAFDISSHYDTAIHGFFAPQSTSFKRSIRSGKALRYGENPHQQGWFHGNLDEAFEQLHGKELSYNNLLDVDAAAQLIAEFWKQDPTVAVIKHNNACGLAQRSDVFTAWTDALAGDPVSAFGGIIASNVEIDGKTAESVNDIFFEVILAPSYTTEALEILKQKKNRIILVVKNIRPQEFIARTALNGVLVQERDYHTDAAEDLKTVTKVEPTEAQVKDLLFASALCKNTKSNTIVLVKDGQLLASGTGQTSRVDALRQAIQKAKSFNFDLNGAVMASDAFFPFPDCVEIAHGEGIDTVIQPGGSIKDQLSIDYCDANNMGMVFTGYRHFKH is encoded by the coding sequence ATGAGCGGCAAGAAACGCATCAAGAGCGCACTACTTTCAGTTTTCTACAAAGATGGTCTTGAGCCCATCGCACGTAAACTCCACGAAGACGGAGTAATTCTCTATTCTACAGGAGGAACTCAATCCTTTTTAGAAGGTCTTGGGCTTCCCGTTATTCCAGTTGAAAGTCAGACGAATTACCCGAGCATTTTTGGCGGAAGAGTTAAAACGCTTCACCCTGCCATCTTCGGTGGGATCCTTCACCGTCGAGACAACGAGAACGACTTGGAAGAAAAAGCACAACACAACATTCCAGACATCGACATGGTGGTTGTGGACCTCTATCCTTTCGAGGAAACCGTTGCTTCTGGTGCTTCTCAGCAGGATATTATCGAGAAGATTGATATTGGCGGGATTTCATTGATTCGCGCCGCGGCAAAGAATTTTAAGGATGTATTGATCGTTCCATCTCGCGAGTACTACGCCGAGACTTTGGAAGTTCTTCAAGCGAACAACAGCGAAACCAATTTGGAAGAACGTTTCCGTTTTGCGGGATACGCCTTCGACATCTCATCGCATTACGATACAGCCATCCACGGCTTCTTTGCTCCACAGAGCACTTCATTCAAGCGCAGCATCCGTAGCGGAAAAGCCCTTCGATACGGAGAGAACCCACACCAACAAGGTTGGTTCCACGGAAATTTAGATGAAGCGTTTGAGCAACTTCACGGAAAAGAGTTAAGTTACAACAACCTTCTCGATGTAGACGCAGCCGCTCAATTGATCGCAGAATTCTGGAAGCAAGATCCTACCGTTGCGGTAATCAAACACAACAACGCTTGTGGATTGGCTCAGCGCAGCGATGTATTTACGGCATGGACCGATGCTTTGGCGGGAGATCCAGTAAGTGCATTTGGTGGCATCATCGCTTCCAACGTAGAAATCGATGGAAAAACAGCAGAATCAGTAAACGATATTTTCTTCGAAGTGATCTTAGCGCCTAGTTACACGACAGAGGCACTTGAGATTTTGAAGCAGAAGAAGAATCGCATCATTCTCGTTGTGAAAAATATTCGTCCGCAAGAATTTATTGCGCGTACGGCCCTAAACGGTGTGTTGGTTCAAGAACGCGATTACCACACAGACGCAGCGGAAGATTTGAAGACCGTTACCAAAGTTGAGCCTACTGAAGCTCAGGTAAAAGACTTACTTTTCGCTAGCGCACTTTGCAAGAATACCAAGTCGAACACCATCGTTCTCGTGAAAGACGGTCAGCTTCTCGCAAGCGGAACTGGTCAAACTTCACGCGTTGATGCTTTAAGACAGGCTATTCAAAAAGCAAAATCGTTTAACTTTGATTTGAACGGTGCCGTTATGGCATCGGATGCGTTCTTCCCTTTCCCTGACTGCGTTGAAATTGCACACGGTGAAGGAATCGATACGGTAATTCAACCGGGTGGCTCTATCAAAGACCAGTTGAGCATCGACTATTGCGACGCCAACAACATGGGCATGGTATTCACCGGTTACCGTCACTTTAAACACTGA
- a CDS encoding rod shape-determining protein — protein MGLFDFFVQDIAIDLGTANTLIIHNDKVVVDAPSIVALDRSTNDIMAVGHAAMQMHGKTHENIKTIRPLKDGVIADFVASEHMIREMIKSIPSLKSKYFSPTLRMVICIPSGITEVEKRAVKDSAEKANAKEVYLIHEPMAAAIGIGVDVLEPKGNMIIDIGGGTTEIAVLALGGIVCDKSIKVAGDVFTNDISYYMRTQHNLYVGERTAEQIKIQVGSALDDLPNPPDDMDVQGRDLLTGKPKQITVTYKEIARALDKSITRIEDAIMEALSMTPPELAADIYNSGIYMAGGGSLLRGLDKRVSMKTDLPVYVAEDPLRAVVRGTGITLKNLDKYRTLLMR, from the coding sequence ATGGGACTCTTTGATTTTTTTGTTCAAGACATCGCCATCGACCTTGGTACGGCGAATACACTAATCATTCACAACGACAAGGTTGTTGTTGATGCTCCGTCTATCGTTGCGCTCGATCGCAGCACAAACGACATTATGGCCGTTGGTCATGCCGCGATGCAGATGCACGGTAAAACGCACGAGAACATCAAGACGATCCGTCCGTTGAAAGATGGTGTGATTGCGGATTTCGTGGCTTCCGAGCACATGATCCGCGAAATGATCAAGAGCATCCCATCACTAAAAAGCAAGTACTTCTCTCCTACACTCCGCATGGTAATCTGTATTCCAAGCGGTATTACCGAGGTTGAAAAACGCGCGGTAAAGGACTCTGCCGAGAAGGCCAATGCTAAAGAAGTATATCTCATCCACGAACCGATGGCTGCGGCCATTGGTATCGGGGTGGATGTCCTCGAACCAAAGGGGAACATGATTATTGATATCGGAGGTGGTACCACCGAGATTGCTGTCCTAGCCCTGGGAGGTATTGTTTGTGATAAGAGTATCAAAGTGGCCGGCGACGTGTTCACGAATGATATCTCATACTACATGCGAACCCAGCACAACCTTTACGTAGGTGAACGCACGGCAGAGCAGATCAAAATTCAAGTGGGCTCAGCTCTTGATGACCTTCCCAATCCTCCGGATGATATGGATGTTCAAGGTCGTGACCTCCTTACCGGAAAACCGAAGCAAATCACGGTAACTTATAAGGAAATTGCTCGTGCTCTTGACAAGTCCATCACTCGTATCGAAGATGCAATTATGGAAGCTTTGTCGATGACTCCACCAGAATTGGCAGCCGATATCTACAACAGCGGTATCTATATGGCCGGTGGGGGTTCACTCCTTCGCGGACTCGACAAGCGTGTGAGCATGAAAACCGATCTTCCTGTATACGTTGCTGAAGATCCACTTCGTGCCGTGGTTCGTGGAACGGGCATTACCTTGAAAAACCTAGATAAGTACCGTACGCTCTTAATGCGATAA
- the mreC gene encoding rod shape-determining protein MreC yields MQYLLQFFWKRRVLLLFIALQVVALTLIVRANAFHKSAVATSANAVSGSLLENYRAVRDFINLSETNRNLASENAALRSALESSYFSLYVDRDSIVDTLYIQQYNFLEAQVINSSINKRNNYLTLNRGTIHGVQPDMGVICGDGAVGLVTDVSEHFCTVIPLIHSRTRLSGKFMNAPFFGSISWPSNMNYRHVQLSDIPHQADFRIGDTVVTDTRSGLYPSGIPIGIVDTFYIEPQDQFYEVELTLATDFSALDHVYIVVDLLKGEREELENREEQDDE; encoded by the coding sequence ATGCAATATTTGCTGCAATTCTTTTGGAAGAGGCGGGTTCTCCTGCTGTTTATTGCCTTACAGGTTGTAGCATTGACGTTGATCGTTCGAGCGAATGCGTTTCACAAATCCGCAGTAGCTACTTCGGCGAATGCCGTATCGGGAAGCTTGTTGGAAAACTACCGCGCTGTTCGAGATTTCATCAATCTCAGCGAAACCAACAGAAACCTCGCGTCAGAAAATGCCGCTCTTCGCTCTGCGCTGGAGTCATCCTACTTCTCACTTTATGTGGATAGAGATAGTATTGTTGATACGCTATACATTCAACAGTACAACTTTCTCGAAGCTCAGGTCATCAACAGCTCCATCAATAAGCGTAACAACTATCTGACCTTGAACCGAGGAACCATCCATGGCGTTCAACCCGATATGGGTGTGATTTGTGGAGACGGTGCCGTGGGTTTGGTTACCGATGTTTCAGAGCACTTTTGCACCGTCATACCATTGATCCATAGCAGAACACGTCTATCTGGTAAGTTCATGAACGCTCCTTTCTTTGGATCCATCTCATGGCCTTCTAACATGAATTATCGCCATGTTCAGCTGAGCGATATTCCACATCAAGCAGATTTCCGCATAGGCGACACGGTAGTAACCGACACCCGATCAGGACTTTACCCATCAGGAATACCGATTGGAATAGTGGACACCTTCTACATTGAACCACAAGATCAATTCTATGAAGTGGAGCTTACCTTGGCCACCGACTTCAGCGCATTGGATCATGTTTACATTGTAGTTGACTTACTGAAAGGAGAACGAGAAGAATTGGAAAACCGAGAAGAACAAGACGATGAGTGA
- the mreD gene encoding rod shape-determining protein MreD, translating to MSDTLRTIGRLLFLSLFQILILNHIQLSGYLNPYLYVLFVLTLPAGMSRTNLLFWGFASGLIIDIFENSGGAHASATLLLAYLRPTILRLTYPRADEDLSRVSLWTMGSSRFFTYVSIGIIVHHFWLFLMEAFRISEVLSVLSRTFISVPVTLVMIYITQLFVYREES from the coding sequence ATGAGTGATACGCTGCGCACCATAGGGCGACTCCTCTTTTTGTCGCTTTTCCAAATTCTGATATTGAATCACATTCAACTTTCGGGGTATCTCAACCCGTATCTATACGTGCTATTTGTCCTTACTCTTCCGGCGGGAATGAGTAGAACAAACTTGCTTTTCTGGGGATTTGCCTCGGGATTGATCATCGACATCTTTGAAAACTCTGGAGGGGCACACGCCTCTGCCACACTTTTACTCGCCTATCTCCGACCGACCATTTTGCGACTGACGTATCCGCGCGCAGATGAAGACTTGAGTAGAGTTAGCCTATGGACCATGGGTAGCTCTCGCTTCTTTACTTACGTTTCAATTGGCATCATTGTCCATCACTTTTGGCTTTTCCTCATGGAAGCCTTCCGAATTAGTGAGGTTCTTTCCGTCTTGTCACGTACATTTATCTCTGTGCCGGTTACCCTAGTGATGATCTACATCACGCAATTATTCGTCTATCGGGAGGAGTCATGA
- the mrdA gene encoding penicillin-binding protein 2, with translation MRRDLLFYFLFATLGIIFLWRLFSIQVLDATYKLSAEDNAKREVKLYPSRGYIYDRNGELLVANQVGYDVMVIPRQVEPFDTALLCNLLDVDTTYVLKYLDKARRYSPYQPSVFYGMMSDDRYARIQEELYKFKGFYTQKRVLRDYPIHGAGNVVGFIGEVNERFIRANPGYSMGDLTGQGGIDKSYEEVLRGKAGRRYILVDNHNREVGSFMDGKYDTLPVPGKDVVSTIDIKLQQLGEELMRGKRGSIVAIEPSTGEILALVSAPTYDPNLLVGRQRSVNYTRLYRDSINKPLFDRGLLAEYPPGSPFKIVNALIGLQEGTLHPYTHYTCHGGFHFGRLHVGCHCGGGSMALRKSIEKSCNNYYCNVFKRIIENYPSAQEGMNAWSNHVKSFGLGQFLNNDLPTGRRGLVPTADYYDRAFGYTGWKAVSTISLAIGQGEMLVTPIQLANMTAAVANRGYYYTPHIVKSVDGQPLDDPQYTVPKYTTVDSAHFPVVIEGMFDVFEHGTARASRIESIEICGKTGTAENPHGQDHSIFIAFAPKDNPKIAIAIVVENGYWGSRWAAPIASLLTEYYLTGEISRESMYERMINGSLSEEYRKQFIELYGNDSLYVEP, from the coding sequence ATGAGAAGAGACTTACTATTCTACTTTCTATTTGCCACCTTGGGAATCATCTTCCTTTGGCGACTTTTCTCTATTCAGGTTTTAGACGCGACGTACAAGCTAAGCGCGGAAGACAACGCAAAACGCGAGGTGAAGCTCTATCCTTCCCGAGGGTATATTTACGACAGAAACGGTGAACTACTCGTAGCCAATCAAGTGGGCTATGACGTTATGGTCATTCCTCGTCAGGTTGAACCTTTTGACACGGCCTTACTTTGCAACTTATTGGATGTAGACACCACGTATGTCCTCAAATACCTCGATAAGGCACGTCGCTATTCTCCGTATCAACCTTCTGTTTTTTACGGGATGATGTCGGATGATCGCTATGCCCGCATTCAAGAGGAGCTGTACAAATTCAAAGGATTCTATACCCAGAAAAGGGTTTTGAGAGATTACCCCATCCACGGTGCAGGCAATGTAGTTGGATTTATTGGGGAAGTAAACGAGCGCTTCATCCGAGCCAACCCGGGCTACAGTATGGGCGACCTAACTGGCCAAGGTGGTATTGACAAGAGCTATGAAGAAGTTCTTCGAGGGAAAGCGGGTCGACGCTACATCCTCGTAGACAACCACAACCGAGAAGTGGGCAGTTTCATGGATGGAAAATACGACACCCTTCCTGTCCCTGGGAAAGATGTGGTGAGCACCATCGACATCAAACTGCAACAACTGGGAGAGGAACTCATGCGAGGTAAGCGTGGCTCCATTGTGGCGATAGAACCTTCAACAGGAGAAATCCTCGCCCTTGTGAGTGCACCTACCTATGATCCCAACTTATTGGTAGGAAGACAGCGAAGTGTCAATTACACGCGTCTCTATCGCGACAGCATTAACAAACCGCTCTTTGACCGTGGATTACTGGCTGAATATCCTCCAGGTTCCCCATTTAAAATCGTCAATGCCCTAATTGGATTGCAGGAGGGAACGCTCCATCCATACACACACTACACCTGTCACGGTGGGTTCCATTTTGGTCGACTCCATGTAGGTTGCCACTGTGGAGGCGGATCTATGGCATTGCGGAAATCCATCGAAAAGAGCTGCAACAACTATTACTGTAACGTCTTCAAGCGCATCATTGAAAACTATCCATCGGCACAAGAGGGCATGAATGCCTGGAGCAATCACGTAAAGAGTTTTGGACTTGGACAATTCTTGAACAACGACTTACCGACGGGAAGGCGAGGATTAGTTCCCACAGCAGATTACTACGATCGGGCCTTTGGCTATACCGGATGGAAAGCGGTGAGTACCATTTCCTTAGCAATTGGTCAAGGAGAGATGTTGGTGACTCCCATCCAACTTGCAAATATGACCGCTGCTGTAGCCAATCGAGGGTACTACTACACTCCACACATCGTTAAATCGGTAGACGGTCAGCCTCTTGATGATCCCCAATACACCGTTCCCAAATACACCACTGTAGACTCCGCGCATTTCCCCGTGGTTATTGAAGGGATGTTCGATGTATTTGAACACGGTACGGCAAGGGCCAGTAGAATTGAAAGCATTGAAATTTGTGGCAAAACGGGTACAGCCGAAAACCCTCACGGTCAGGATCACTCCATCTTTATTGCCTTCGCACCTAAAGACAATCCAAAAATTGCCATAGCCATTGTAGTAGAAAACGGCTATTGGGGAAGCAGATGGGCTGCTCCTATTGCATCTCTCCTTACGGAATACTACCTCACGGGAGAAATCAGTAGAGAGAGCATGTACGAAAGAATGATTAACGGTTCTCTCAGCGAGGAATACCGCAAGCAGTTCATTGAGTTGTACGGGAACGATTCACTTTACGTAGAACCATGA